AAGTTGTGATTTCGCGGCATTGCGGTCGCCTCGCTTTAGCGACAGCAACGCAAGATTAATGTGGGCTCGTTCATTCTGCGGAGACACCTGGACAGCCTGGTTCAGGTACTTTGATGCTTCAAAGAATCGATCCTGCAGCAGGTAGCTGTAGCCCAAGTCGTTTAGCAGGCTGGGATCTTCCGGCCTTTGTTGCAACGCCTGCTTGTAGTGCAGTTCTGCGGCTGACCAGTCGTTTTGCAGGTCGGCAACGATCGCCATGCCGTGGTGAGCCGATGAGTTCTCATTGTCGACGGTCAGCACCTGAGTGAAAATCTGCCGTGCTTCATCCAGCTTGGTTGTGTCGCCCTGGCCAGCTTCGAGGATGGCGGCTCGCCCTGATTTGATTAGTTGGTCGACTCGCCCCGCCGCAATCGGTGGTGCGGCGGCCACAATATCGTTGGATGAATTAGAGCTGGCAGACTTTGACTGCATCGACTGCGCCAATTGAGGCCGAGCTGCCGCAGGTTGAGGATTGTTGCGCTGTGCAAGTTCTTCGGCGGTGTAGCGAGGTTCGCTGGCCGCCTGCCACGGCAGCAAACTGTTCCCGGTTTGGCAACCGCTGAGCAGCAAGACGCAGGCAAGAAATTTATGGCTGGGGCGGCGTGTCATCACAAATCATCCGTGATCAGTTTTGTGTCGTGCAGCGTCGGCTGGCCGCGTCATGCAACCGCCGAAAATGGGCCTGAATTTTGGATCGGCTCGCGTTATAGAAGTGCGGCGGCAAGACTGTCGAGGCGAGAACGACGCCCAAATCATGCACCGGCAATACCTGCCGGACGCTTTCGTGAGCCAACCCGCAGATTCTGCGTGAGTATCCAGAAGCCGGATTGCATTGACGACCGAGAGCCCACCGCCGACACTGCCGTGCCTCCCAGAGCATGCGGCGACGCGGGCTGGCAAATATCATCAGCGGCGTGGAAGCCACGACAAACGGCCGGACTGATGATATATATGGTGGGCTTCCGCCATGTGCCGCACATGACCAAACCCGGCCGTTTCAACGTTTCCTCCGGTTTTGCCAGCCTTTAGGCAGCGGCGCAGCGGGCGGAAATTACTTGATTTTCATCTTTCATTATTCAAACGCCCCAACACCATGAAAATTGTTCGCCTTCAGCTTTCTGACAGCTCCACCTGCTACGCTCAACAAACCGACGACGGCTCATTCCAGCGTCTTAACGGTGACCTGTTCGGCGAATTAAAGACGACGGGCGAAGCGGTGTCCGGAAAGGTGCTCGCGCCGCTGCAACCGGTCGACATCCTGTGCATCGGCCTGAATTACCTGAAGCACGCGCAGGAAGGGAAAGCCGATATTCCCGAAAACCCGGTGCTGTTTATGAAGACCAGCTCAGCCGTGCAAAATCCCGGCGATCCAATTGTATTGCCGCGGAAGCTGAACAGCGACCAGGTTGACTATGAATGCGAACTGGCCGTCGTGATTGGCAAGACGTGCCACAACGTGTCGAAAGAAGACGCTTTGGACTATGTGCTAGGCTACACCTGCGCAAACGACGTGAGTGCCCGCGACTGGCAGAAAAACGGTGGCGGCGGGCAATGGTGTCGTGGCAAGACGTTTGCCACGTTCTGTCCACTGGGTCCGTGTTTGGTGACGTCTGATGAGATCAAGAACCCGAATTCGCTGACCATTCGCACGACGTTAAACGGCAACGTCATGCAGGACTGGAACACGGATGATATGATCTTTGACGTTCCGTCGATCATTGAATTCCTGAGTGCCAGCACGATCCTCGCCCCCGGCACGGTGATTCTGACAGGCACGCCGCATGGCGTCGGCTTCGCTCAAACCCCGCCCGTGTTCCTGAAGGAAGGCGATTCGGTCAGCATCGAAATCGAAAGCATCGGCACATTGACAAACCCTGTCGTCGCCGAAGTCGTGTGACGGGGCGTTCATGAATCGAATTCGAATCGAATCGATCGACGATCCCCGGCTGGATGCTTTTCGAAGCATGAAGAAGTCCAACAGCACTCGATCGCAGGACACCTTCATCGCGGAAGGCACGACACTGGTCGAACGGTTGTTCCGCAGCCCGTACGAAGTTCAGACGGTATTGGCCTCCACACAAAAGCTGGGCAACTTTGCGGACCGAATTCCTGACGGAACGACCGTCCTGGAAGTGGATCGCGACCTTGCGACACAGTTGGTGGGCTACTCGTTCCATCTGGGAGTCGTGGCTGTCGCAGCTCGAAAACCTTCGCCCACACTTGCCGATGCCGTGCCGCCAGATGGGGCGAGTCTCGTGTTATTGGCGGAGCACATGATCGACCAGCAGAACGTGGGGCTGTTAATCCGGATCGCGTCCGCCTTCGGTGCAGACGCGGTCGTCCTGGGAGCCGGATCCGCCGACGGGTTCTCGCGGCGCGTGTTGCGAGTCTCAACGGGTAACGGTTTGTTCATGCCAATTGTTGAGGGTGCAGCCGCCGGGCAGGCCGTTGACGACCTGAAGTCACTCAACTATACGTGCTGCGCAACTGTGCTGACCAGCAGTGCGACGGAACTGGCCAACTACTCGTTTCCGGCCCGTACGGCGCTCGTCTTCGGCAACGAAACTCACGGGCTGACAGCCGAGATCGCGGGAAGTTGTGATGAACGTCTGACGATTTCGATGCATAACGACACGGATTCCGTGAATGTTGCCATCGCGGCGGGTATCTTCTGTCATTCATACCGGTCACAACATTGACGGTCCCGGCGGTCGGTCTGAAAATCCTTCCAACACTCAATTCCAAAACGGCGTAAGCATTCGGCCTGAGGTACGTAAACCTTCTTCACGACAGCACTTGTAGCTTTTGTTTGCCATGAAAAACCTTGTGATTCTTGCTCAACAGGATGGGCCTCAGGTCTACGAAATTGCAGACTGGGCCCCCGTGTGGGTCGTTGGTTTGCTGTTGTTTCTGGGCTTAGTTGGATTTTCGTACGGCACGCGAGCCGGCATTATCGCTCGTGCGACCACGAAAGAAGCGATCCGGCAGCCGCTGTTCTTTCTGCTGCTGTTGATTTCGGCCGCCGTGCTGGTGGTAAACACCTTCATGCCCTTCTTCACTCTGGGTGACGATATCCGGGAACTCAAAAACTGCGGCTTAGCCACGCTGCTGATTTCCGGTGTGCTCTTGGCCGTATGGACGGCGGGGACCAGCATCACCAACGAAATCGACGGTAAGACGGCGATGACGCTGCTGTCGAAGCCAATCACGCGACGCCAGTTCGTGCTCGGCAAGTACATCGGAATTGTCCAGGCGGTGCTGTGGCTGTTTCTGCCTATGATGCTGCTGATGGCGTTCCTGATCTTTTACAAGGTCGGCTACGACCAGAAAGAAGCGTCGTCCGAAGTGGCTCACTGGATTGAATGGACAACGGTCGCTGGTGGTGTGGAACTCCCCAGCCCCAACCCCGTCCGAATGGCGGCGGTGTCTCAGGTATTGCCCGGCGTAGTGCTGTGTTTCTTCCAGGTCTGCGTACTGGGTGCCATCAGTGTGGCCGTGGCGACTCGCTTGCCGATGGTGGTGAATCTGGTGGTGTGCTTTGCCGTTTTTGTGGTCGGCAATCTGACCCCGATGATGGTGACTCAGGGTAAGACCGTGATTCAAAACGAATTCGTCACCTTCGTCGCGCGCCTGATTGCAACGATTTTACCGTCTTTGCACTCGTTCGATATCTACGGAGTGCTCGCGCGCGGCGGGTCTGTGCCGCCCACTTACCTTGGCGTGAGCCTGCTGTACGGAGCGGCGTATGCGGCGGCCACGATTCTGGTGGCATTCATTTTGTTTGAAGACCGGGATCTGGCTTAACAGAGAAAAACATCCGTCGTCCGGGCGGCTCGCAGTTGTGACGCCGCTGCCCGCTGGTTACCGTGAGAGTGTGGCGATTGACGTGGCTGTCGGCCTCGACGGAAGCTTCGCGACCCGCGTTCGAAATTGCCATCCCGGCCGATAAGGCCCATTTTACGAAGGCAGTTTCGTGTCTGATGCAGCCCCCAATGCGTTTCACAAGGTCATTTCTGACCGGCAGTTCTTCACTTCGTCACTGGCCGCCGCGCTGGTGGCCGCCATCCTGTCCGCTCTGACGCTTGTCGGCATCGTGCTAAGTGCCGCCGGACTGACGAAGCTTGTCGTCGCTGGGGCGATCTGCGTCGATTCGCCGGCGGACACCGCGGCTGATCAGGTCGGATTTCCGCAGAACATTGTTCGCCCAATTGTCGATGCCATTCCGTGGTTGAATCAGCCGGGCTCAGCCCTCAGCACCTTGTTCGTGGGGCTGGCGGTGCTCGTGCTCGTCCGGTTGCTGCTGCGAGCCTTCGCGGAATCTCGCATCAGCGGCCAAGTGTCCCGAGCCGTTAATCGACTGCGTGAGCACATCCAACGCCAGGCTCTGCGTTGCAACCCCGGCGATCTGACAGGCGCTCAACGTCGCACGGCGGCCAGCTTGTTTCAGCAGACGGCCCAGAAACTGGACGACAACGCTCGCCGCTGGAGTTTCTATCGCTGGACGTCCGGCTGTGACCTTGTCGTGCTGACAATCCTTCTGTTGTGCATCAATTGGCGAGTCGGCCTGGAATGCATTCTGCCCGTCATCGTGTGCTGGTTTATCGCTCGCATCGAATCCGAACGTCACGCCGCATCGGCTCATTTGCTAACCGAGCAGTTCGATCGCGGCCTCGAAAAGCTGACAGCACACCTGGACAAAGCACGCATTGTGGCGGGCTACGGCATGGAGTCGCTTGAGCACGACCACTTTAGCGGCAGCCTGAAGTTGTACGAAAAACGCTGCGACAGACTGCGGCGACAAAGACAGCGAAGCCGCTGGTCGTCGAACCTAATTTTTGCCGCCATGGTCGCTCTGCCAGCATTCATCCTGGCGCGACACTTGTTGTTCGGCGATCTGATCGGTCTGCCCGCAGCCGTTGCGATCGGCACGGTGATCGGCTTCTTTGTCGTCAGCCTGTACCGACTCCGCAACATCGCTCAGTTGCACGGCGCAGCCACAGTGGCCGCCGACAGCATTAATCAGTATCTGCTGCGAGTGCCATCTGTCAGCCAGGTTGTCGGGGCACGCTTTCTGGAGCCGATGTCACGGCTGCTGCAATTCAATCAGGTGTGCGTGGAAACTGAAACGCACCCGGACCTGCTGTCGAATCTGGATCTGAAAATCGAATTCGGCCAGCGAGTCGCGCTGTTGTCTTTGGATCCGCTGGAAGCCGAAGCCCTGGTCAGTCTCGTGCCGCGATTTCAGGATCCGTCGCGAGGCCAGGTGCTGATCGACGGTCAGGATATCCGTCGCGCGACGCTGGAATCGCTGCGTGCAGAAGCTGTCATCGTCGGCGGCGACGAACCCGTGTTCAACACGACCGTGCTGGAAAACATCACGGTCGGCCAGTCCAGTCTGTCCAAACAGGATGCGATCGAAGCCTGCAAGGTGGCTCACGCAGAAAGCTTCATTCGCCAGCTTCCCAAGGGCTACGAAACTCATCTAGGTGAACATGAATCGCTACTGGATGTCGGGCAGAGATTTCGGTTAAGCCTCGCCCGCGCGATCGCTCGCAAGCCAGCGCTTTTGATCATCCAGGAACCGGAAGCCGCGCTGGATGCGGAAACCAAGGCCATTTTGGACGACACCTATCAACGCATCTGCCAGGGCCGCACGTTGATCTTTCTTCCGACACGCCTGTCCACCGTCAAAAAGTGCGACCGCATCATCATGCTGCACCACGGCCGAGTCGCAACGGACGGTCGGCACGAAGACCTGGTGCGAACGTCTGAACTGTACCGCCACTGGGAGTACCAGCGGTTCAACGTGTTTCGGTAGGGCGCGAGCTTGCACAGCCAGCGGAGCATGACGCAACAATTGGGCGCGCTCACATTCGCCTGTGTGCATACCGCGATGCACTGCACATTCACCCTTCGGCGATTTGCAGTCGTGCGCAACCTAATCCCCGGCAGCTATCTCACCGGCCCCATGAGGGCTGCCTGTCAGTTGCGAATCTGGCCGGTTCCGTGGACCACGTATTTGTAGCTCATGATTTCCCGCAATCCGCAGGGACCGCGAGCGTGAAAGCGGTCGGTGCTGATCCCGATCTCAGCACCCAACCCAAACTCGCCGCCGTCGTTAAATCGAGTACTCGCGTTCACGATGACCGCCGACGAATCGACCTGATTCTGAAAGTACTCAGCCGCCTGCAAGCTGTTGGTGACAATCGATTCTGTATGGCCTGACCCAAACTGCCGAATGTGACCGGCCGCTTCTTCGATGCTGTCCACGATCTTTACCGACAGAATCAGTTCCAGGTACTCCGTCCCGTAGTCTTCATCTGTAGCAGCCTTCGCGTCTTTAATTCCTTTGGCGCTTTCCGAACAGCAACGTAGTTCGACGCCCTTCGACTGCAGTTCGGCCGCGAGGGCTGGCCAGAAACGGGCGGCCGCGTCTTTGTGAATGAGCAACGTTTCCGCCGCGTTGCAGACACCCGGACGCTGACACTTGCTGTTCACCGTAATGTCGGTCGCCATCGCCTGATCGGCCGACGCATCGATGTACACGTGGCAGATGCCATCGAAGTGCTTAATAACGGGCATAGTGGCTTCGCGAGCTACTCGTTCAATCAACGACTTTCCGCCACGCGGGATGGTGACGTCGATCAGGTCGCCCTTCGCCAGAAATTCGCCGACAGCCGCTCGGTCGGTGGTCTCCACCAGTTGCACGGCGTTTTCCGGCAAGCCTTCCGCCTTCAGGCAATCCTTCAACACGCTGTACAGCACTGTGTTGCTGTGAAACGCTTCGCTGCCCCCACGAAGGATGACCGCATTGCCGCTCTTCACGCACAGCGCGGCGGCATCAACTGTCACGTTCGGGCGCGATTCGTAGATGAAGAAAACGACGCCCAGGGGAACTCGCACCTTGGTGACCAGCAAACCATTCGGCCGCTTGCAGCTTTCAAAAATCTCACCGACCGGGTCCGGCAGTTGACCGATTTCAACAACGGCATCGGCAAGGTTCTGCAGTCGTTCCGGCGTGAGTCGCAGGCGATCGATCATCGCGGAACTCAGACCTTTTTCCTCAGCCGCAGTCAGGTCTTTCGCATTGGCCGCCACGATCTCATCTGCGCGAGCCACCAGTTCGGCCGCACAACGCTTTAGCCAGTTCAGCTTTTGATCGCCGGTCGCTGTCGCCAGTTCGATGGATGCCTGGCGAGCGTTTTTTGCAACTGTTTTTGCGTATTGTTTCAGTTCCATGATTCCAATTGCCTCGGGGTAAACTCAAAGAAGCCCGGCTTTTTCGAAAAGCCGGGCTTCGATCGTAACGTAACGTCTGCTCACCTGAACCTAATCGTCAGAAACGTAAGGCAGCAGGCCGATAAACCGAGCTCGCAAAACAGCTTTCCGAACGGCTCGCTGATACAGCGCCGATGTGCCGGTACGTCGGCGAGGCAGAATGCGGCCTTCGCGGTCGATCAAATTGCGCAACGTCTTGAGGTCTTTGTAGTCCACATACACGGGACGAGGCACATTGCCGCCAGCCGTGAACGGGCATGTCATCTTCTTCTTCTTCAAACGAGCACGTCGTTTGCGAAGCTTCTTTAGATCCGATTTCGAAATTGTTGCCATGTAACTAAGTTCGCCTTGTATGCCTGATAAGCGATTGTGGAACGGGCTAGTGAGCATGTACCGCAACCACGTAGGCAAGTCTCTCCGAGACTCAAATCAGCGTCTCACAGAGACGCCGCTACGTGGAACACGAGTACTGACCGCTCACTTAGAAACCTCGTAAAGCCTGCCATAGTCCTCAGCTATAGCCGACCGCCCGGTCGGACCGAACACGCAGTGTGTGCTCGGCGAGGAAAACAGAAGTCGAGTATTGTAATCGGCTGTCCCATAGGAACAACACAAACTCCAGTCCCAATTCAGAACCACGAAAAGTGAGAACGGCGTGCAAGAATGCAGTTCTCGTGTTTCCGCCCAGCGGGCGCAACAAGTGGACGCTGTTGTTAGCCGACGGGACCTGCGTTCGAATGCGAGAAAGCCCCATTTAAGACAGGCTCGTCCGCCTGCCGCCATACAGCGCATCGTCGTGGAACTCGCCTGATTTCCTGCGATTATGACGCCTGCTCGCGATTGCCGGCGAAATCCACGAAATCCAATGATCCGTCGGCTGAATCAGACGGCTACGTGATTCGGCCCGACCGGACCAAACGCAGTGCCACAATAAGAAACCTCTTGAACCGCCAGAGCATCAGGGAACGCTTCCATGCTTTAGCCACCGTTCATCCGTGACGACATTTGCCCATCCGGGGCAAGACCCTGTCCGCGCCTCACGTGGACGCCCAACTTCACCGCCGCATCTACTGATCCGCAGACTCACAACGCGCTGATTGCGAAAAAAAATCTCAACAAGGCGCCTCGCGCCCTGCATGTGTGCGGCACGCCAAACAAGGCGTACTTGGGTACACCTAAACACCCACACAACGTTAGAAGTTAACACCCCCAAAAACGACAAAATGGCGGGTCTCGGTTTCCAGTCCTCCAATCTTGAACCAAATCGAAAAGTTTTCGAAAAAGTGACGCACATAACGAACACTCCTGGCGGTCAGGTCACGTGGTTCAAGATAGATAAACTCGGTATCCGTCTTGAGTCGGGCATGAGGATTTTGGGGATCTAACGAACAATTCCCGATTGTTCGGAAAAACGTCTCAAAATCCTTGCAACCACCAAGCCTACCCTTAAGAATGCCGGGACTCTTAGGGAGAGGGAAATCCCGCTTTTTGCTGCATTTTTGACACGCGCATAATCAGACAGGGCAAGCATTATTTGCCGTAAACCGCTGTGCTGAGGGGACTTGGGCAATTCCTTCTGCGTCGCAAAATTCACCAGCCATCATGCTGAAGCTGGCCACTTCATCCCAATCCGCATTTACCTGCCAGTCGCTGCTACCGCTATAAACGGTGCAATTTGTACTCGCGAACTATCCAGAAAGCACTCATCACATGTCCCGACGAAACTTTTCTGCTGGTCTTAATCGAACGACATCTACGAAATCAGGCATTGGAGAATCGCAGCGACGGGCGGAACGGGCTCGACAGAAATCGGAACGGTTTGAGGCTCGACGCGGCTTCATCCAGCAGAAGCGTCAGGAAGAGAAAAAACGTCATCTGAGTGCCTTCAAGCGAGCCGGACTGGCATTCCGGATGTGGTGGCTGAAGCTGGCGGGCCTACTGGTTTCTGTGGTGCGACCCATTGTGGGTAAGTCCCCCGTTCAGCGAGGCCCTGTGCGTCGCAGTAATCGACCGGAACAGGCATTGGTGGGCACGGCGGCTCGATCGGCGGAGTTGCTGGAGCCGAAGGCGTTGCTGGCGGCGACGATTTCCGGGTCGAATGATTGGGATAACACGACGTTGGCGGGCGACACTGTTGGAGATAAAACTCCGACCTTCAGTTTTGGAACAGGCGCAGGCGACACGCACGTCGACATCGCAATCGTTGATGGTTCCAGCAATGTCGTCCACTACGAATCCGATGTGCACATCGGTAACACTGTGACGCCTCCGGGCTTGGCTGACGGTACTTACACGGCTCACGTGGTGGCAGATAACTCTGCATTAATTTCTGATGCGACGACAGTGATCGGAGCCTCTGACGCTTCCATTAGCTTCACGATCAGCAGTAATTCCCCAACGTACCCGCCTCCAGGTGGCTCCGGCTTCTCAGCCACTGGGGATGGGATCGGGAAGGTCTCAGGTCGGACGTTTCACTATGATTTTTCAGCAAATCCTCACAATGACGACTTGGGCGATTTGACTTGGGGACCCGCAGCAACGTCCAGCTATGCCGACACTAAATTTGGGTTGTCTGGGTTTTCGTCCGCGAAGCTGTTTACTGCAGCAGATTTGAACTCCCTATCCGGTGGCGAGGCCATTTGGCAACGAACTGATATCCCGTTCGACTCCGATGGTAACTTCACGTCGGACAGTGTTCTGTGGGGTCGTCTAAGAGTCTTGTCGTCGACTTCATCTTGGGTCTCGGCTCGCGCAGGGATGGAAAATGGCTTAGGCGCTGAGCTGCCAGTTGTGCTCAACGGTTCAGGTGTATTCCCGGTCACAATCCTGTTTGAGGTCAGTTCCAACTCGGGAAGCAATTGGCATGCCGCCATCGATTATTACGACGCAAACAGCACTGGAGACGGCGGCGTAGTCACGAGCTTCAATTCGGGTTTCTGGACATTTGATCCCACGGCAGACGTTGGCGGCGACCTCGCCGTGACGATTGACGACTCGGACGGCTTCATCGACTTCAGCGAACAGGCTGCGGTAGGCTTTACAGTTGCTGGTTTGGACAGTGACGCAACTGCGACTGTCACGTTTAGCGACGGTACGACGACTCTTCCTGGTATTAGCGTCACCACAAACGGGTCGCAGACCGTTGACCTGAGCGGTCTTACTGACGGCCTGATCACGGCGACGATCGTGGCTGCAGACAACGGAGGCAGCA
This DNA window, taken from Fuerstiella marisgermanici, encodes the following:
- a CDS encoding ABC transporter permease — its product is MKNLVILAQQDGPQVYEIADWAPVWVVGLLLFLGLVGFSYGTRAGIIARATTKEAIRQPLFFLLLLISAAVLVVNTFMPFFTLGDDIRELKNCGLATLLISGVLLAVWTAGTSITNEIDGKTAMTLLSKPITRRQFVLGKYIGIVQAVLWLFLPMMLLMAFLIFYKVGYDQKEASSEVAHWIEWTTVAGGVELPSPNPVRMAAVSQVLPGVVLCFFQVCVLGAISVAVATRLPMVVNLVVCFAVFVVGNLTPMMVTQGKTVIQNEFVTFVARLIATILPSLHSFDIYGVLARGGSVPPTYLGVSLLYGAAYAAATILVAFILFEDRDLA
- a CDS encoding glutamate-5-semialdehyde dehydrogenase codes for the protein MELKQYAKTVAKNARQASIELATATGDQKLNWLKRCAAELVARADEIVAANAKDLTAAEEKGLSSAMIDRLRLTPERLQNLADAVVEIGQLPDPVGEIFESCKRPNGLLVTKVRVPLGVVFFIYESRPNVTVDAAALCVKSGNAVILRGGSEAFHSNTVLYSVLKDCLKAEGLPENAVQLVETTDRAAVGEFLAKGDLIDVTIPRGGKSLIERVAREATMPVIKHFDGICHVYIDASADQAMATDITVNSKCQRPGVCNAAETLLIHKDAAARFWPALAAELQSKGVELRCCSESAKGIKDAKAATDEDYGTEYLELILSVKIVDSIEEAAGHIRQFGSGHTESIVTNSLQAAEYFQNQVDSSAVIVNASTRFNDGGEFGLGAEIGISTDRFHARGPCGLREIMSYKYVVHGTGQIRN
- the rpsR gene encoding 30S ribosomal protein S18 gives rise to the protein MATISKSDLKKLRKRRARLKKKKMTCPFTAGGNVPRPVYVDYKDLKTLRNLIDREGRILPRRRTGTSALYQRAVRKAVLRARFIGLLPYVSDD
- a CDS encoding fumarylacetoacetate hydrolase family protein, giving the protein MKIVRLQLSDSSTCYAQQTDDGSFQRLNGDLFGELKTTGEAVSGKVLAPLQPVDILCIGLNYLKHAQEGKADIPENPVLFMKTSSAVQNPGDPIVLPRKLNSDQVDYECELAVVIGKTCHNVSKEDALDYVLGYTCANDVSARDWQKNGGGGQWCRGKTFATFCPLGPCLVTSDEIKNPNSLTIRTTLNGNVMQDWNTDDMIFDVPSIIEFLSASTILAPGTVILTGTPHGVGFAQTPPVFLKEGDSVSIEIESIGTLTNPVVAEVV
- a CDS encoding ATP-binding cassette domain-containing protein, with the protein product MSDAAPNAFHKVISDRQFFTSSLAAALVAAILSALTLVGIVLSAAGLTKLVVAGAICVDSPADTAADQVGFPQNIVRPIVDAIPWLNQPGSALSTLFVGLAVLVLVRLLLRAFAESRISGQVSRAVNRLREHIQRQALRCNPGDLTGAQRRTAASLFQQTAQKLDDNARRWSFYRWTSGCDLVVLTILLLCINWRVGLECILPVIVCWFIARIESERHAASAHLLTEQFDRGLEKLTAHLDKARIVAGYGMESLEHDHFSGSLKLYEKRCDRLRRQRQRSRWSSNLIFAAMVALPAFILARHLLFGDLIGLPAAVAIGTVIGFFVVSLYRLRNIAQLHGAATVAADSINQYLLRVPSVSQVVGARFLEPMSRLLQFNQVCVETETHPDLLSNLDLKIEFGQRVALLSLDPLEAEALVSLVPRFQDPSRGQVLIDGQDIRRATLESLRAEAVIVGGDEPVFNTTVLENITVGQSSLSKQDAIEACKVAHAESFIRQLPKGYETHLGEHESLLDVGQRFRLSLARAIARKPALLIIQEPEAALDAETKAILDDTYQRICQGRTLIFLPTRLSTVKKCDRIIMLHHGRVATDGRHEDLVRTSELYRHWEYQRFNVFR
- a CDS encoding TrmH family RNA methyltransferase, producing the protein MNRIRIESIDDPRLDAFRSMKKSNSTRSQDTFIAEGTTLVERLFRSPYEVQTVLASTQKLGNFADRIPDGTTVLEVDRDLATQLVGYSFHLGVVAVAARKPSPTLADAVPPDGASLVLLAEHMIDQQNVGLLIRIASAFGADAVVLGAGSADGFSRRVLRVSTGNGLFMPIVEGAAAGQAVDDLKSLNYTCCATVLTSSATELANYSFPARTALVFGNETHGLTAEIAGSCDERLTISMHNDTDSVNVAIAAGIFCHSYRSQH